DNA from Paraburkholderia sp. BL10I2N1:
CAACGACCGTTTCGCGCGTCTTTTGCGCGTCGGTATCTTCAACTTCATGCGGCGCACGGCGGAAATCTCCGTCGGCCCGGTGAAGGTGCAGAAGTACAGCGAGTTCACCCGCAACCTGCCCATCCCGACGAACCTGAACCTCGTCCACGTGAAGCCCCTGCGCGGCACGTCGCTGTTCGTGTTCGATCCGAACCTCGTGTTCTTCGTCGTCGACAACCTGTTCGGCGGCGACGGCCGCTTCCACACACGCGTCGAAGGCCGCGATTTCACCGCAACCGAACAACGCATCATCGGCAAACTGCTCAACCTCGTGTTCGAGCACTACGCGACATCGTGGAAGAGCGTGCGCCCGCTGCAGTTCGAATTCGTGCGCTCGGAAATGCACACGCAGTTCGCCAACGTCGCCACGCCGAACGAAATCGTCATCGTCACGCAGTTTTCGATCGAGTTCGGCTCGACGGGCGGCACGCTGCACATCTGCATGCCGTATTCGATGATCGAACCGATTCGCGACATCCTGTCCTCGCCGATCCAGGGCGAAGCCATGGATATCGACCGCCGCTGGGTGCGCGTGCTGTCGCAGCAGGTTCAGTCGGCGCAAGTCGAGCTGACCGCCGATCTCACGCAGGTGCCGGTCACGTTCGAACAGATCCTGAACATGCGCAAGGGCGACGTGCTGCCGCTCAATATCCCCGAGCACATCACGGCGAAGGTCGATGGTGTGCCGGTGATGGAATGCGGCTACGGAATTTTCAATGGTCAGTACGCGTTGCGGGTCCAGAAGATGATCAGCGCAGCGGACACGATGAAGGAAGGTGGATATGAGTGAGCTGAACCCCACGCCGGAGAAGGAACTCCCGGTCGGCGAGCCGCAACCGGCCGCCACGGAAGCCGCAACTGAAGAAGATGAGATTGCAATGGACGATTGGGCAAGCGCGCTCGCCGAGCAAAACGATAACCCCGGAGTGAACGCGGCGACGGCAGGTGTGTTCCAGCCGCTGTCGAAGGTCGAACCGACCACCACGCGTAACGACATCGACATGATCCTGGACATCCCCGTCCAGATGACCGTCGAACTCGGCCGCACCAAGATCGCAATCCGCAACCTGCTGCAACTCGCGCAGGGCTCGGTCGTGGAACTCGATGGCCTCGCCGGCGAACCGATGGACGTGCTCGTGAACGGCTGCCTGATCGCCCAGGGCGAAGTGGTGGTCGTGAACGACAAGTTCGGCATCCGCCTGACCGACATCATCACGCCGTCCGAGCGCATCCGGAAGCTGAACCGATGAAACGCGTGACAGGCCTCGCCGTGCCCGAACGAAGCGGCGTGCCGTTTCGTCTGCGCACGTGCCTCGCCTCGCTGGCCGCAGTGATCCCGGCGGCGCTCGCCGCCACCGTGGCGCGTGCCGCCGACATCAACGCAGTCAACCACGCCGCACAAATCGCTTCGGGCGTGGGCGCGGGCTCCGCGGTGCCGGCGCTCGGTATCGGCGCGGTGCTGCAAACGCTCGTGGGACTACTCGTCGTGATCGGCCTCGTGTTCGGTTGCGCATGGCTCGCCCGGCGCCTCGGCCTTCAGCCTTCGCAGCGCAGCGGACTCGTGAAGACGATCGGGGGCGCGTCGCTCGGCGGCAAGGAGCGCGTTGCGGTCGTCGAGATCGGCGATACGTGGCTCGTGCTCGGCGCCGCGCCCGGCAACGTGCGGCTGCTTCATACCATGCCCGCCGGCCCGGCCGGCGCGGACCTCATGCCCGCGTGCACACCGGCTGCGCCCGGCGCGCTGCCCGGCACTTTCGGACAACGCTTTCGCGACGCGCTCAAAAACGAAGCAGGCAAACGTTTTCAGCGACGCGCGAGCGGAGAACAGTAAATGCAGTTCAATCATCGTGAAGCGCAGGATGCCGGCGCGCCGGCCAACCACGCGCTGAAAAACGCGCGAGCAGGCGCACTGCCGCGCTCAGGCAGCCGTGTCGGCACGGCATTGCGCCGCGTCGCGCCGCTTGCGGTTCCTGCACTGATGCTCGCGCTGCCGACGCTCGCATTCGCGCAGACGGCCGGCCTCCCCGCCTTCAACACAAGCCCCGGCCCGAACGGCGGCACGACGTATTCGCTGAGCGTGCAGACGATGCTGCTGCTCACGATGTT
Protein-coding regions in this window:
- the fliO gene encoding flagellar biosynthetic protein FliO — encoded protein: MKRVTGLAVPERSGVPFRLRTCLASLAAVIPAALAATVARAADINAVNHAAQIASGVGAGSAVPALGIGAVLQTLVGLLVVIGLVFGCAWLARRLGLQPSQRSGLVKTIGGASLGGKERVAVVEIGDTWLVLGAAPGNVRLLHTMPAGPAGADLMPACTPAAPGALPGTFGQRFRDALKNEAGKRFQRRASGEQ
- the fliN gene encoding flagellar motor switch protein FliN; protein product: MSELNPTPEKELPVGEPQPAATEAATEEDEIAMDDWASALAEQNDNPGVNAATAGVFQPLSKVEPTTTRNDIDMILDIPVQMTVELGRTKIAIRNLLQLAQGSVVELDGLAGEPMDVLVNGCLIAQGEVVVVNDKFGIRLTDIITPSERIRKLNR
- the fliM gene encoding flagellar motor switch protein FliM, which produces MGHEEFMSQEEVDALLKGVTGESDAESDASDRSGIRPYNIATQERIVRGRMPGLEIINDRFARLLRVGIFNFMRRTAEISVGPVKVQKYSEFTRNLPIPTNLNLVHVKPLRGTSLFVFDPNLVFFVVDNLFGGDGRFHTRVEGRDFTATEQRIIGKLLNLVFEHYATSWKSVRPLQFEFVRSEMHTQFANVATPNEIVIVTQFSIEFGSTGGTLHICMPYSMIEPIRDILSSPIQGEAMDIDRRWVRVLSQQVQSAQVELTADLTQVPVTFEQILNMRKGDVLPLNIPEHITAKVDGVPVMECGYGIFNGQYALRVQKMISAADTMKEGGYE